A window of Poecilia reticulata strain Guanapo linkage group LG7, Guppy_female_1.0+MT, whole genome shotgun sequence genomic DNA:
tatcagtctgttaaagatagtattatcaatagcagtacaatttgcagaatgcttgttgtttagttttcttattggaaaaagttattaaaaacaagtttttgtctaaattaaggtgaattcatggttcctttttccacataatgtaaccggtagtgtttatgataaaaataaataataattatgtgatcggtatcggtgatcggcacatctctactaaaAATAGAACGTCTTCActgctttcatttaaacactGCATGAAGTTTGGGGCACCGTCACTCTTCATCAAAGTCATTTCTTCACCCTTTAATTTTTCcaaaagaaacaatttcatgttttttttatttgcatcttttcacTTGTGGAACACGTTTTCCCTTTATTAGCTTCTGTGAGGTCTGAAATCCTACCTCTTGTACCTCCTGTCATCTCTGTTGCTCTTCCTTCATCAGCTCCTGGAGTTTTGaacgctcctcttcctcccacaATGAGTAAAAATCCTCCAGCTTCAGCTATATCTGCTCAGGAAGTAGGGCTggcagaagaaacacaaactcatGCTTTCTGTGATCAAGCCAACTGTGTAGCTGCAAATCAAGAAGTGAGCAGCTTTCAGGCCACAGCTGTCCCAGAGCAAGAGTTGACTGCTGTCTCAGCAGAAGCTTCAGCTGGTCCAGCAGCTCATGAAGAATGTGGCCCTCCTACTGAGGCCTCTTTGGCTTCCTTGGGGCCGCATGTGGTTACTGTTGAAGGCCAACAAAGTGATTGCTTTGTTGCGGCTGAAAAATTATCCACACAAGATATTGAACCAGTTTCTGATGATTCAAAGGCATTTGGAGAAGATGTTGGTCCTGAACATGAAGATGGGAGGATTGCTTCACCCAAGACCTCTCTTGATGGTCAAGCTGATGAGGATAAAATGTATCCCGATGTGGTCTTTGAGAATGACATTTGTGACATGAACACATCTATCCTTCTGTCAAAGTCTTTTCAGACCAAGGGGACTAATAAATATGAAGCCACTCATCATACCTCAGGTTGGTTTATCCTCCATGAAAACCAAACCCATgtccctttttttcccattttttaaCATGCAGtttgagattattattttgcaCAACAGGAAGACTTATCATTGGCTACTCattgtcagtttttgtttatatagaTTCGTTATAGGACCATTCAAGTTTTCAACTTGACTGCAAAACAATTAACAGGAGACATagtgactttaaaatgttactatGTGGTTAATAATTATTAACCAGGGATTAATAAGTATTAAACCAGGGTATAAGTTAATTGATCAAATATGgcataaattttaaatatcattaTTTGTTgagtttggaaataaatttttcattgcATTTAAAAGAGCAAAACTTTGTTACAATACTGAAATATATCATGTCCAAAAAGCATTAGTGTTACTTTAATAGAGGCAAGCTATCATTAGCTTACTTCCTCTACTGATAAATCAACAATATTTACAAGGAGTTAAATCAGCTCCATGTGGCGTAAGTTGTTTCTCATTCTTTGTAGATGTAGAGCTTTTCATCCTGGGGTTGTAAGAACTGGTTTAATTGTCTGTTGTTGAGGTCTCATTAAAAAAGACAGACCAGAAGCAGCAGGAACTGATCAGTCTGAGATCTTTTATCATGGAAGTCACTGAGGTTTTAAGAAGTTAAGGTTTGTCAAGACCACAAGACATTAGACTACAAGCACAAATTAACAAATTCTCTGATATTCTGAGTTTTATTGTAGATTCTTAGGCTTGATTTCTACATCCCAAAAGTACAGTGGCAAGCTAatggcattttcttttctttttttgtgataaattaGTCAAGAATATAATAAAGCGGGATTGTAAACACATTTGCACTATTAGAATAAGTTACTTGATATTTCAAAATCATTGAGTACTTTTAGATGCAAAtctttgtgtgaaatgtttcaaaGGATGTGCAGCATTTTATGGGAATTCTATTAGTTATGCGAATTTCTTTCCCCAAACTATTTTCTAATGTAATACAGACAGAAGGTTTCTGTGTGGACATATGCAGTCTGTGTTTTGTGGTGCTGGCTTGTATTAAAGTTATGGAAGATGTgctgaggttgtttttttctaacgTAAGCCCGAGAGTGCTTTTTGATTTGTGAGTGTTCAACCCGCATGCCTACGTCTTGAACTTGGgatacacatttaaaagaatCTCTTTCCTGTTCAGCTCCGCCTCCTGCCCCAGCTTCCACCCAGCAACCTCAGGTAGCTTCTGGCCCCGCAAAGGCCAAAGGCAAAGATGCCAAGAGTGGGCAGAGTTCTTCTGCCCCAAAGGCTGTACCTGGCAGAAGAAAACGTTCCTCTATGTCTGCCTCTTCCCCATCACCCACTTCACCTAAATCTACTCCCTCCTCTACTCCTCGGTCACCTGTGGTGTCTCCTTTGGCATCCCCTTTAGCATCACCTTTGGCTTCCTCAGCCAGTAGCTCCCCTGCCAATCGTTCTGCCCCAAAAGTGGTTAAGGCTGGCAAACAAGGAAAGGCTAAGAAAGGAGAGGCATTTGAACCTGCTCCTGTCCAGGTAGACCACAAAGTCCCAGAGGTAAAGGAAAAGTCAGAGGAACCTAACTTGAAGAAATCTATGACTACTGAAGCTAAAGCTGTCCTCGTTGAGACGAAATCTCAGCCACCCCCTGCATTTAAAGTCACTCCAAAGCCTGCTGTTGCAGCACCAATTTCATTCTCGGATACTATTGCTTCAAGCCCTCCAAAATCTGGTGATAAGGTTGCTTCCGCAAAACCCATATTGTTTATGGTTGATGATGAGCTTCCTCCACTTATCCCACCTGAGAAGCTTGGTAAAATGCAAGTGTCTGCACCTTCTGTTGCCAAAGAGAGCGCAAAGCCTGCTTTGTCTCCTTCTGAGCCTAGACCTAAAGGGGCTatttctgctcctccagagGAGAGTAAAGTCAAAATGGGTACTGAACCCAAACCTTTGCCTGTCGAAGCTAGTAAGGCAGCTGTCCCAGTGAAAACTGTAACTCAGGAGGTCATTAAGCCATCTCCTACAGATTCCAAGGCTAAATCTGCTGCTGGCAAGACTGGCCAAgacaaacctgctgctgctgtgaagcCAGCAGATGAGACCAAATTGAACTCAAACACAGGTCCTAAACAGGTTGAGGATATACGGGCCTCACCTCCTAAAGTTACCAAGCCAAATGCTGGTGTAAAGTCAACCACTCCGGAGGTTACAAAACAAGCACCCGAAAAGGGTGCTGTGGTAGTTGATAAGGCTCAGTCGGTTGACTCGAAAGCAACAGCAGCTGAGGCCCCCAAACAAGCCAAACCAAGAGCTGCTGAGGCACCTAAAGCAGATTCTGAGACTCCTAAATTGGCCAAACCAACCGAGGCACCCAAGAAGGCCAAAGCCACCTCCACCGAGGCACCTAGGCCAGCCCCGGAAGTGGCCAAGCAGGTTGCCACTGAGACACCCAAACAGGCTAAGCAGGCAGCCCCAGAGGCACTCAAGCAGGCGGCTGCTGAAGCCCCTATGCAGGCGGCCCCCTGCCTAGGGACTTTGCCTGCGCCTAAGCAGGCAAAGCAGACGTCCCCCGAGGCGCCTAAGCAGGCAAAGCAGGCGGACTTCGAGGCGCCCAAGCAGGCAAAGCCCGAGGCACCCAAGCAGGCAAAGCAGGCGGACCTCGAGGCGCCCAAGCAGGCAAAGCCCGAGGCGCCCAAGCAGGCAAAGCAGACGTCCCCCGAGGTGCCTAAGCAGGCGGACCCCGAGGTGCCTAAGCAGGCAAAGCAGGCTCCCAAACAGGCATCCCCCGAGGCACCCAAACAGGCTAAGCAGACGACCCCCGAGGCACCCAAACAGGCTAAGCAGACGACCCCCGAGGCACCCAAAGAGGCTAAGCAGACGTCCTCCGAGGCACCCAAACAGGCTAAGCAGGCGTCCCCCGAGGCACCCAAACATGCTAAGCAGGCGTCCCCCGAGGCACCCAAACAGGCTAAGCAGGCGTCCCCCGAGGCACCCAAACAGGCTAAGCAGGCNNNNNNNNNNNNNNNNNNNNNNNNNNNNNNNNNNNNNNNNNNNNNNNNNNNNNNNNNNNNNNNNNNNNNNNNNNNNNNNNNNNNNNNNNNNNNNNNNNNNNNNNNNNNNNNNNNNNNNNNNNNNNNNNNNNNNNNNNNNNNNNNNNNNNNNNNNNNNNNNNNNNNNNNNNNNNNNNNNNNNNNNNNNNNNNNNNNNNNNNNNNNNNNNNNNNNNNNNNNNNNNNNNNNNNNNNNNNNNNNNNNNNNNNNNNNNNNNNNNNNNNNNNNNNNNNNNNNNNNNNNNNNNNNNNNNNNNNNNNNNNNNNNNNNNNNNNNNNNNNNNNNNNNNNNNNNNNNNNNNNNNNNNNNNNNNNNNNNNNNNNNNNNNNNNNNNNNNNNNNNNNNNNNNNNNNNNNNNNNNNNNNNNNNNNNNNNNNNNNNNNNNNNNNNNNNNNNNNNNNNNNNNNNNNNNNNNNNNNNNNNNNNNNNNNNNNNNNNNNNNNNNNNNNNNNNNNNNNNNNNNNNNNNNNNNNNNNNNNNNNNNNNAGGCGTCCCCAGAGGCACCCAAACAGGCTCAGCAAGCGTCCCCCGAGGCATCCAAACAGGCAAAGCAGGCGTCTGCAGACGCCCCTAAAACAGCTGAGGCTTGTCCATTGGCCAAAGCAACAGCCCCTGACGGTGCAGGCCAAACCAAGCAGGCCAAACCAGTCGAGGTGCCGAAGCAAGCCAAACCAACTGATGCTGAAGCACCTAAACCAGCTACTGAGAGTCCTAAACCAGCAAAACCGAAAGCTGATGAGGCACCTAAACAAACCAAGCAAACTACTGAAGTCCCCTCACAACCTGCTCCAGTTGAGCCTATTGTTTTGCCCCCTGCCCCACGTAAACTTACTTTTGCCGAAGCAGTTGCAAAACCTGCACCTGTCAAGCCTGAAGCTGAAAAAATCAGCACTGCTCCCTCTAATCATGTCATATCATCTAAACCTGCTGAAACCCCAGCCAAGATGGAGTCTGTGATCAAGGACGACAATGGTATctgttctttctctctttctctttgtgcTGTCTTGTTTCCCAGCCCCATGTTCTGGAAACTTCTAAGATATTTAGATAGGGTCATTATCACCTTCACAGATATCTAGTGTGGGAAGTTTACATTGACTTGGGTTGACGGTgtcagcagttttctttttgttggcaGTTTAGCGTTGtgttcattgtttgttttagccTTTTGTTAGTGTTGATGTATTGGGTACAGAGATTACCTGTTGGCGCATTAAACATGGGTTTGGCTCATAACTAAAGTGTTCAGATTGTTTGGTGCAGAATCTATTCATCTGTGGCTCTTTTGTAGCAAAGTTCAGACCCACTgacaatgtttgctttttttttttttttttttttttttacagcttatttctaaaacagtttgaaggTGTACcctataaataaatgtatcgTTGGTTTCTGTAGGATCTGGCACAGAGTCGGACAGTGATGACTCAGTTCCTGAGCTGGAAGAACAGGACTCTGCACAGACACAGACGCAACAAGCTCAGGTAAAGATTAAAGTTCAGTCcagcatattttttatttgtattgaccatggtttaaattaaacatcCTGCCCTGATGGCATGACTTCTCCTCTTCAATGATGATTAACATAGTGACTTTCGTTCTTCTGAGCTTCCTGAAGCCACTTCTATGTTCTGagaagatttgtttttcatgttaaaaatgtattaatcacCTCTTAATTTCCATGCTATGCTAATCCATAAATTTTCTATATCTTATAGcttgcagcagctgctgaaatagACGAAGAGCCTGTAAGCAAAGCCAAACAGAGCCGCAGTGAAAAGAAGGCACGAAAGGTAATGATTGCGCCCTCATTGTTGTACAAATGCAGACAGCTTCTTCTGGATTTCCGCCACATTTGCAACACTATTCCACATGATTGCAGGCGATGTCAAAGCTTGGACTCAGGCAGGTAACAGGGGTCACCAGGGTCACCATTCGCAAATCAAAGAACATCTTGTTCGTCATCACCAAACCAGACGTCTACAAGAGCCCTGCGTCAGATACATACATCGTCTTCGGCGAAGCTAAGGTAACCGGCCTGCATCAGTGTGCTCAACGTGAACCAAACCACTTGTAATAatcactatttttttattaacctaGAGAccaattttgttttatcatccaaagaagctaattatttaaaactgattttttttttgtcttattgcaTACACTACATAATGTGTAAAGATTTGCACTTGAAGTATGAATTTTATGAATTGTGTGCCGAATTTAGCATGACAAAACtatagtaaaaagaaaaccctcATGATTTACCAATAGAAAAGCCAAAGTATTtaacatcaaattaaaaatagacCTCACTTATATGCTTGTATCAAAGCATCAACTTAATATGTATTAATGGAGACTGAAACTCACTGTTGTacatatgttttcagtttttattgggTTCAAATGATTTGGACATCAGTTAAAATTGATTTAGTCAGCTATACAGAGTCTACATATGAAGAAATGTGTAAACATTtccataaacattttttcaggTGATAATATAACAACTATTTTAAGTTCTGTATGCATTTTccatctataaaataaaaagtaaatcaaaTTTTTCGTATCTCTTTAGAAGCTACTCCATTAGCACTTCTGCTGTTGCAGTTCACAGAACCTGACAGCAGCCACTGCTTACTTCTGACTGTTACAGCGTTGCTCATTTAGTAGTTGGATGCTTTAtatgccatttttgttttggaggaGAATAAAACGAACACGGAGGAGAAGAAATTGGGCAAATGAGGATGCTCTCAAAAAGATGGACTAAAAATATCAGTACAGACACTGCCATCATAGAAGTCATTGATTATGTTGACGAATGACAGCAGCCCTGCTATCTATAAATGCCTCTAATGGTGTCGTATTGATAGTGAATCTATTGAAGCCTACTCATGtaacaatctttttttctcatttcatctgTGCCACAGATTGAAGATCTTTCTCAGCAAGCCCAGCTGGCTGCAGCAGAAAAGTTCAAGGTACAGGGAGAAGCTACAGCAAAGATCCAGGACAACACACAGACGCCCACAGTACAGGAGGAAAGCGAAGAGGAAGAGGTAAGATGTCGTTATTCTCCAGTGGTAAATTAATGCCGCTTTACTGTAAAGGAAATATTGGAGGGAAAAACATAACATTACTGCAATTTTATATGTAGGTTGATGAGACCGGAGTCGAGGTGAAGGACATTGAACTCGTCATGTCACAAGCCAACGTGTCGCGGGCAAAGGCTGTACGCGccctgaaaaacaacaacaacgacaTTGTCAACGCTATTATGGTGAGAATTCAAAACTTTTAttggtgaaaatgtatttagtcaGCAATGTGTGACTCTTCAGTGATGATTTAACACAGTGACTTTCGTTCTTCTGACTCTACTGAAGCCAACATTTCTGTCCTGAGAAGAGAGAAACTCTCTTCTCACTGTTCAACAGTGTTTTGAGCTCGTACTGACCtggtgttttctgttgctttgcagGAGTTGACGATGTAACGGGATCCTGTCAACAAAGAGTTGAAGAAAGGTTGCTGATTAAATCTGAGCTCATTTATACAATTTATACcaagatggaaataaagttGTGGCttgatgaaattaaaatctggcATTTATTGAGACTCTTGGGGAAACGAGGGGAATTTCATCTGATTGAATGttaaaataaagacttgaagtacttttgtttttcccactgGTGAAGTATTTGTCCTTGTACAATGATGAAATCCAAATTAGTCataataaaggttttaaaagtaaatttttcagAGTGATGAGCAAGAAGAATTGCAGCTGTAACATTACACCATCCTCCAGATGAGGAGAATATCATGTcctttgctgttttattcacCTCTGTCTGTATTTGGCTTATTTATTTACACCATAAAGACTAAATGAGTTTTTAATGTCCTGATATGTAAAACAATAGAATTAAAACTTGGTGTACTCACATTTTTACCTTGTATTTGCGCTCATGCATAATTTAAGATTACATAATAAAGGCAGGATTGTGTAGTTCCCATCACATGGCTTAATGCTATTTCTGACAGCCTGTGCTTTACCCACACCAGCTTTTAGAAATGAAGATCACAAAAGTGAGGAATTAAAGCTGATGGTCTCCTCTGCCTCCAACTCAAAAGTAACCACAGCAACACTGACATTGCAGTTGAAACTTTATTATATTCACTAATGTATTAGCAACCACTTATAAATTAAGAAtggaatcaaaacaaaattctaCATTTGCTAAGGGAACTTTGAGATGAATATTCAAATTCATAACAGGTTTAACTATTAAATGTCAACTTCTCTTAGATATTCAAAACAAGGTTTTACCCAGGAAGGAGGCAGATATGAAGAGGTCTGCAATTCTCTTCACAAtaccttattttatttatttcatataatCCACATGAGTTTTATTAACCTATCAAAGGCTTACAAAGCCATGACAACAATGTCTTGGTTTGCCAAATTTTAAGCATAGTAATATCAGTGTTTATCGGCTATTGACTTGatagaaaagaataaaactagaGAACTGGATTTTTAAGTGTGTTTGACTgcttcatatatatatatatatatatatatatatatatatatatttttttttttttttttttttttacatgatctaaaaaaatttgctttcatttcataAAACTAAAGCTGCAAGTGTTGCATTacttttttaagacaaaatgtcattttaaagagccattttagtctttaaaataaagaaaaacgtAAAATTATCGACGTGGGTGGATACATTTTCTTTGGATGTTGATATGGAaaagctggagatgggcaccagcaaccctcccgaccccaccaagggacaagggtgtcaagaaaatggatggatggatggatgctgatATGgaaagtgatgtaaaaaaaaaaatacattttaccatTTCCAACGGTAAAATGGATCTGAAGAATATTAATAGtactttgtcattttcttaTGGAAGCGTAATGCAAATATAGTCAatgaaaaaaacagctaaattctgcattttggtttttaaatccACATAATTGTCAGCCAAAGTTATTGAGCCATTGTGGAAGATCTAACGACAACTGGCCTAGCAATtatgttctactttgtgttgatctatacTTCTGGcacatgtaaaaatgtcttaaaaatacttcttgtgtttttaccaAATCTTACATTTTCACGCTTTATCTTTAGACCACGTGTGAGTAACATTAGGGcaattgtagatagaaaaagtTTGTACATGTCCGCCAAAACTCAGGTATTTTGAgagtaatctcagaaattttccagaaaaaaactcGGAAATTCATGAGCTCCAAATGTCCCCAGAgtttcaaaaatctaaatattaaaaatgttaagataTCCCAATAAATCCTAGAGCTCCAAAAGTCGAAAAATTGCCAGCAAAAACTTTTGAGAtcaatctaattttaaaaagtcgAAAATGTTCGGCTTTACGAACTCAAAACGATTTTTTATAcgtttttttgtagaatttcttaaacattttcctcaaaacCTTTTGCTCTAGTAAAATTTAGACTTTTAGAgttcagaaatatatatatttttaaatgcagaaaatttcttatttttttctcgcAAAGTTTCGACTTAGGAGTTCATAcgttttttcttaaacatttcttgCTTGGATTAACGTCAGTGCcctgttttttctctctatctGCAATAGTTTTGTTGTgcgaaaaataaaacaagtcacATTAAATTAATAGAAGTGATTattcaaaatcaaatattttattgatcccaaatagaaattaaatgaCCATATTACTTGCACTCTAGTTTTAAATCATATTACTgcattttgcacacatttatttttcctgtccGTAAATCATTTATCAAACTGTATTTCACTGAAAGCATAGCGGGCATGACTTGGACTTTACAGGAGGTTCTGTCGTGAAAGGCCCCGCCTCTCACATCACTCGTGGCTGTGGCTGAAAGCTCTAGAAACATCTACTTCACTTCCGACTGCGTTAGATCTGCTATTCTCATTCCAGTGTACGTAAGAAAATCCGGCGTGTAGTCCACAAGCTAGCGGCGTTTGCCCGGGTCGTGTGTGAGCGGCGGTttcttttttgaacaaaaaagcataaaaacaagcattatcatttttcttctaaGACTGGTTTATCTTCTGGAAAGACGCCCACTTCACGCCGAGAAATGTAAGTTGTGGAGAGTGAACGGGAGGAGGCAGCGTGTGGAAAGTGCGGTAGCTTTGGTGTCGCTGCCCTCATAACATGCTTTTGCAAAGGCGGGAGGTTTGGCCTTGCCTATATGTACTGAGAGCTTGTTGACGTTAACCCGACTTTAATATGACATGTGAAAAGCTAGCAGTGTCTGGTTACAATAATATCCAGTAAGCCCGCCGTTAAACCGGGAAGTTGGCTATTTTTTGCGGGCTCTGCGGGGGCACCGCATGGTTTCAGTGAGGACAGTAGCCTTGTTAGCATAGCTAGCTATGCTCATTGAGACTTCTGGAAGGCTCAGTCATTAGATTAGCACCAGGGCTGTGGAAGTAGTCAGGATGTTCCCGCTGAACAGAAAATCTGATGGATTTTAACAGCAAATCCAAGCCTTTAATTGCTACTTTatttttgagagagagagagcagtttAGAGATACGCAGAAACTTAAAGCTAGTACTAGCGAAACTTAGCTGTGTAATTAACCAAACTCTCTTTAGAAATGGTTTGCCTCCTATCGAATTAcctattgttttataattttcctttttagttttaattttaagagggatcttaaaaaaaaaaaagatccctcTTAAAAACAAGGGTCCATGTGCACGTGCTTCTGATGACATCACACCAGGCAGCTAACAGCTCTGGTGttatttgtgtatttcaaaataattccTTGTTAATATGCGTTTACTTGtattcagaataaaacagatgGACCCACATGTGAATTAACACACGGATTTCAGTTACCTTTGgcacagataaaaacagaaccagTTTATGTGGAGCAACAGGATGGACTGGTACAGAAAGATATCAGATCATTCTTTAGCTAATTTTGAGTAGAGTTGTACTACATGACAATGTTCAAGTCCCAGTGATTCTTTCAACATCATTCCAATGCCaactcaaaataaactaaatataaataaaaaatattcaccagTCAGAGAAGTTGGTTAAAAAGGTGTTAAGACTGCCTACCCTACTAAAATAGGTAATACTGGTACAGGGTTAGGGTTAGTCTGTATTACCTATTCTtagtctgtatttttaaaaaatacatagatgggttaattatttaaaagaatgTGTAAATGAGGCTGGACCAGACTATCCAGAAACATGAACCCCAacgataaaaacaaaaaatcagtcTGATCAGATGGATCAGTGGAGTAATTCTGCTGTCATATGTAAACGTTTCCCTTTTGTTGAAACACCAGCCTTTCCATAGTAGTCAATAacttaattaattattaatttaataagcCTAACATGTCAAGCTTGAGGATGCACAAATGCTTTACTTTTGTCAGTGAAGAGTGTAATGTGAGGCTCTGTGGCAACCTGACACAAGGTCTTGTTGAAGGCCATCTGTTCTTACAGACATCAGTAGCAAAAACATTTGGTGTGTGTTGACACAGGTAGTCTGTAGTTACCTTTGCTGTGCGATTAAAAAGctctagattaaaaaaaaaaaaaagaagtttaatgAGATTAGACTCCCACAACTGCGTTGTTAAACATTTCCCGATTGAGTATTTGTCATTACAG
This region includes:
- the naca gene encoding nascent polypeptide-associated complex subunit alpha isoform X4; amino-acid sequence: MPGEATETVPVTEQEMQQPQAETGSGTESDSDDSVPELEEQDSAQTQTQQAQLAAAAEIDEEPVSKAKQSRSEKKARKAMSKLGLRQVTGVTRVTIRKSKNILFVITKPDVYKSPASDTYIVFGEAKIEDLSQQAQLAAAEKFKVQGEATAKIQDNTQTPTVQEESEEEEVDETGVEVKDIELVMSQANVSRAKAVRALKNNNNDIVNAIMELTM
- the naca gene encoding nascent polypeptide-associated complex subunit alpha isoform X2; the encoded protein is MPGEATETVPVTEQEMQQPQAETAPPPAPASTQQPQVASGPAKAKGKDAKSGQSSSAPKAVPGRRKRSSMSASSPSPTSPKSTPSSTPRSPVVSPLASPLASPLASSASSSPANRSAPKVVKAGKQGKAKKGEAFEPAPVQVDHKVPEVKEKSEEPNLKKSMTTEAKAVLVETKSQPPPAFKVTPKPAVAAPISFSDTIASSPPKSGDKVASAKPILFMVDDELPPLIPPEKLGKMQVSAPSVAKESAKPALSPSEPRPKGAISAPPEESKVKMGTEPKPLPVEASKAAVPVKTVTQEVIKPSPTDSKAKSAAGKTGQDKPAAAVKPADETKLNSNTGPKQVEDIRASPPKVTKPNAGVKSTTPEVTKQAPEKGAVVVDKAQSVDSKATAAEAPKQAKPRAAEAPKADSETPKLAKPTEAPKKAKATSTEAPRPAPEVAKQVATETPKQAKQAAPEALKQAAAEAPMQAAPCLGTLPAPKQAKQTSPEAPKQAKQADFEAPKQAKPEAPKQAKQADLEAPKQAKPEAPKQAKQTSPEVPKQADPEVPKQAKQAPKQASPEAPKQAKQTTPEAPKEAKQTSSEAPKQAKQASPEAPKHAKQASPEAPKQAKQASPEAPKQAKQASPEAPKQAQQASPEASKQAKQASADAPKTAEACPLAKATAPDGAGQTKQAKPVEVPKQAKPTDAEAPKPATESPKPAKPKADEAPKQTKQTTEVPSQPAPVEPIVLPPAPRKLTFAEAVAKPAPVKPEAEKISTAPSNHVISSKPAETPAKMESVIKDDNGSGTESDSDDSVPELEEQDSAQTQTQQAQLAAAAEIDEEPVSKAKQSRSEKKARKAMSKLGLRQVTGVTRVTIRKSKNILFVITKPDVYKSPASDTYIVFGEAKIEDLSQQAQLAAAEKFKVQGEATAKIQDNTQTPTVQEESEEEEVDETGVEVKDIELVMSQANVSRAKAVRALKNNNNDIVNAIMELTM
- the naca gene encoding nascent polypeptide-associated complex subunit alpha isoform X3 produces the protein MPGEATETVPVTEQEMQQPQAETAPPPAPASTQQPQVASGPAKAKGKDAKSGQSSSAPKAVPGRRKRSSMSASSPSPTSPKSTPSSTPRSPVVSPLASPLASPLASSASSSPANRSAPKVVKAGKQGKAKKGEAFEPAPVQVDHKVPEVKEKSEEPNLKKSMTTEAKAVLVETKSQPPPAFKVTPKPAVAAPISFSDTIASSPPKSGDKVASAKPILFMVDDELPPLIPPEKLGKMQVSAPSVAKESAKPALSPSEPRPKGAISAPPEESKVKMGTEPKPLPVEASKAAVPVKTVTQEVIKPSPTDSKAKSAAGKTGQDKPAAAVKPADETKLNSNTGPKQVEDIRASPPKVTKPNAGVKSTTPEVTKQAPEKGAVVVDKAQSVDSKATAAEAPKQAKPRAAEAPKADSETPKLAKPTEAPKKAKATSTEAPRPAPEVAKQVATETPKQAKQAAPEALKQAAAEAPMQAAPCLGTLPAPKQAKQTSPEAPKQAKQAPKQASPEAPKQAKQTTPEAPKEAKQTSSEAPKQAKQASPEAPKHAKQASPEAPKQAKQASPEAPKQAKQASPEAPKQAQQASPEASKQAKQASADAPKTAEACPLAKATAPDGAGQTKQAKPVEVPKQAKPTDAEAPKPATESPKPAKPKADEAPKQTKQTTEVPSQPAPVEPIVLPPAPRKLTFAEAVAKPAPVKPEAEKISTAPSNHVISSKPAETPAKMESVIKDDNGSGTESDSDDSVPELEEQDSAQTQTQQAQLAAAAEIDEEPVSKAKQSRSEKKARKAMSKLGLRQVTGVTRVTIRKSKNILFVITKPDVYKSPASDTYIVFGEAKIEDLSQQAQLAAAEKFKVQGEATAKIQDNTQTPTVQEESEEEEVDETGVEVKDIELVMSQANVSRAKAVRALKNNNNDIVNAIMELTM
- the naca gene encoding nascent polypeptide-associated complex subunit alpha isoform X1, translating into MPGEATETVPVTEQEMQQPQAETAPPPAPASTQQPQVASGPAKAKGKDAKSGQSSSAPKAVPGRRKRSSMSASSPSPTSPKSTPSSTPRSPVVSPLASPLASPLASSASSSPANRSAPKVVKAGKQGKAKKGEAFEPAPVQVDHKVPEVKEKSEEPNLKKSMTTEAKAVLVETKSQPPPAFKVTPKPAVAAPISFSDTIASSPPKSGDKVASAKPILFMVDDELPPLIPPEKLGKMQVSAPSVAKESAKPALSPSEPRPKGAISAPPEESKVKMGTEPKPLPVEASKAAVPVKTVTQEVIKPSPTDSKAKSAAGKTGQDKPAAAVKPADETKLNSNTGPKQVEDIRASPPKVTKPNAGVKSTTPEVTKQAPEKGAVVVDKAQSVDSKATAAEAPKQAKPRAAEAPKADSETPKLAKPTEAPKKAKATSTEAPRPAPEVAKQVATETPKQAKQAAPEALKQAAAEAPMQAAPCLGTLPAPKQAKQTSPEAPKQAKQADFEAPKQAKPEAPKQAKQADLEAPKQAKPEAPKQAKQTSPEVPKQADPEVPKQAKQAPKQASPEAPKQAKQTTPEAPKQAKQTTPEAPKEAKQTSSEAPKQAKQASPEAPKHAKQASPEAPKQAKQASPEAPKQAKQASPEAPKQAQQASPEASKQAKQASADAPKTAEACPLAKATAPDGAGQTKQAKPVEVPKQAKPTDAEAPKPATESPKPAKPKADEAPKQTKQTTEVPSQPAPVEPIVLPPAPRKLTFAEAVAKPAPVKPEAEKISTAPSNHVISSKPAETPAKMESVIKDDNGSGTESDSDDSVPELEEQDSAQTQTQQAQLAAAAEIDEEPVSKAKQSRSEKKARKAMSKLGLRQVTGVTRVTIRKSKNILFVITKPDVYKSPASDTYIVFGEAKIEDLSQQAQLAAAEKFKVQGEATAKIQDNTQTPTVQEESEEEEVDETGVEVKDIELVMSQANVSRAKAVRALKNNNNDIVNAIMELTM